The Populus trichocarpa isolate Nisqually-1 chromosome 2, P.trichocarpa_v4.1, whole genome shotgun sequence genome has a window encoding:
- the LOC7458247 gene encoding uncharacterized protein LOC7458247, giving the protein MENLKVLVLTFFAVFLLLVFDANGQLNPMPQRPLCVSQLALVNYACGSLLLAPPATTSLIPSTVVFPADDDNNHGHRNGHRHGHGGTQEDTCCRWLNDVDDECVCQLLVRLPPFLSRTRHEYTIKIDDSCSVSYTCGFT; this is encoded by the coding sequence ATGGAGAATCTCAAGGTTCTTGTGCTTACATTTTTCGCTGTCTTCTTATTACTTGTGTTCGACGCTAATGGCCAGCTGAATCCTATGCCTCAACGCCCACTGTGTGTCTCCCAACTTGCACTGGTGAACTATGCGTGTGGAAGTTTACTTCTAGCGCCACCAGCCACCACCTCCCTTATTCCCTCCACCGTTGTCTTCCCTGCAGATGATGATAATAACCACGGGCATAGGAACGGACACAGGCATGGCCATGGAGGAACGCAAGAAGATACTTGTTGCCGGTGGCTTAATGATGTGGATGACGAATGTGTCTGTCAATTACTGGTCCGCTTGCCACCCTTCCTTTCAAGGACTCGCCATGAATACACTATCAAGATTGATGACTCTTGCAGTGTTTCGTACACTTGTGGATTTACGTGA